CCTCGTTGCTCGGTGAGCAGGACGCGGTCGTCTTCCTCGACTGCCGCACGCTCGACACCGCCGTGGTCGACCTCGCGCTCGAGGCCAACGGCCTCGAGGTCCTCGTCATCGACACCCGCGTCGAGCACGCCCACGCGACGGGCGGCTACAAGGCCCGGCGCGACTCGTGCGAGCGCGGCGCTGCGGCCATGGGCGCCGAGGCACTCCGCGACGTCGCCGTCGAGGACCTGCCCCGCGCACAGGAACTCCTCGACGACGAGACCTTCCGACGGGTCCGGCACATCGTCACCGAGGACCAGCGGGTCCTCGACACGGTGCGCACGCTCCGCGAGCAGGGTCCGCGCGCGATCGGCGAGCTGCTCGTCGCCTCGCACGCATCGATGCGCGACGACTTCGAGATCTCGGTGCCGGAGCTCGACCTGGCGGTCGAGACGGCGATGGCGCACGGCGCTGTCGGCGCACGCATGACCGGTGGCGGCTTCGGCGGTGCGGCGATCGCGCTGGTCGACCGGGAGGCCCGTGGCGCGATCACGGACGCCGTCATGTCCGCCTTCGCCTCGGCCGGGTACCGCGAGCCCACCGTGTTCACGGTGCACGCCGCGCAGGGCGCCCGGCGCGACTGACGCGCGGCAGCGCGTCGCGCTTCCGCACAACCGGAAGCGGCTCGCGCCACGGAGTCCCGTGGCGCGAGCCGCTTCTCGTTGTGCGGGGCCAGGACGGTCTGCAGCGAGCGCTGCACGCTGCACGGCCACGAGCGGCCGACCGGCCCGCCGGCCCGCCGGTCAGCCTCCGTAGTCGGCGTACCGCGTCGTCTCGACGACGTTCCCGAGCACGAACGGGTGCGTCCGACCGTGCTCGACGGCCCACTGCACCCACGCCGTCTGCACGGGCATGAGCAGCCACACCGCCACGGTGACGCCGAGCACGCCGGCGAGGGTGAGTCCCATCACGGTGTGCTCGTCGAACCGGCTCGCGCCTCGGCGGGCGACCGCGACGGCGAACCCGACGAGGGCGATGCCGACGGTCAGGAGCGTCGTCCCGAGGGCCGGCGACGACCGGAAGTCGAACTCCTGCCCGGCGTGGACGAAGGTCGTGCTCCAGCTCGAGCCGGGCTGCTGGAACAGGATGCAGAGCACCACGATGAGGACCAGCCAGCGGGCGTCCTTCGTGAGCTGCGACGGCTCGGGCCGCGGGCGCAGCACCGGTTCGGTCAGCTGTCGTTCATCCCCCATGGCGTGACCGTAGCACCGCGGGAGGCGCGTGGCGGGGGTGATCCGCGCCTCCCGTCCGAAGCCGCACACCGAGACTCGGCCGAGCGGACAGTTTCGTCCTGCACAGGGGACGGAAGTGTCCGCCTGGCCGAGTCTCGGTCGACCGGGCTCGCGCTACCGCAGGTGGCGCTCGGCGGCCTCGACGACGTTCTTCATGAGCATCGCGCGGGTCATCGGCCCGACCCCGCCCGGCGTGGGCGACAGGAACCCGGCGACGGACGCCACGGCGGGGTCGACGTCGCCGCGCAGCTTTGCCTTGCCCGTCTCCGGGGAGACGACGCGGCTGATGCCCACGTCGATGACCGCAGCACCCGGCTTGACCCAGTCCGGCTGCACGAGCCCGGCGACCCCGGCCGCGGCGACGATGATGTCGGCGCGACGGCACTCGGCGGCGACGTCCTCGGTCAGCGAGTGCGTGAGGGTGGCGGTCGCCTCGAGCCGGGTGAGCAGCAGGCCGAGCGGACGACCGACCGTCAGGCCCTGCCCGATGATCGTCACGTGCTGCCCGCGGATCGGGACGTCGTAGGCCTCGAGCATCGCGACGATGCCCCGCGGGGTGCACGGCAGCGGGGCGTCGATCGTGCCGGCCCCACCGGGCACGGCGAGCACGAGCTCACCGAGGTTCGTCGGGTGCAGGCCGTCGGCGTCCTTCGCCGGGTTCATCAGCTCGAGCATCGGGATCGGGTCGATGCCCTGCGGCAGCGGGAGCTGCACGATGAACGCGGTGACCCGAGGGTCGTCGTTCATCTGCAGGATCGCGGCGCGGATGTCGGCAGCCGAAGCGGTCTCCGGGAGGTCGATGCGGACCGAGTCGAGCCCGATCTGTGCCGAGTCCTTGTGCTTGCCGGCGACGTACGACACCGACCCCGGGTTCGCGCCGACCATGATCGTGCCGAGCCCGGGCCGGAACCCGTGGTCGTGCAGGCGGTCGATGCGGACCTTCAGGTCGTCGAGCGTGCGCGCGGCGAGGGCGGTGCCGTCGATACGGACGGCACTGCCCTCCCCCGCCCAGCGCTCACGTGGGAGCGCGGCGCTCACGCGTACAGGGGGAACGCGTCGGTCAGGGCCTTCACCCGTGCCGAGAGCGCTGCGATGTCCGGGTTCGGCATGAGCGTCAGCGCGATGATGTCGGCCACCTCGGTGAACTCGGCGTCGCCGAAGCCGCGGGTCGCCAGCGCCGGGGTGCCGATGCGGACACCGGAGGTGACCATCGGCGGGCGCGGGTCGAAGGGGACGGAGTTGCGGTTGACGGTGATGCCGACCTCGTGCAGCAGGTCCTCGGCCTGCTTGCCGTCGACCTCGGACTCACGGAGGTCGACGAGCACCAGGTGCACGTCGGTGCCACCGGTGAGGACGTCGATGCCGGCGGCCTTCGCGTCGGGCTGCGTGAGCCGGTCCGCCAGCAGGCGGGCACCGCGCAGCGTGCGCTCCTGGCGGTCCTTGAACTCCGGCTGGCCGGCGAGCAGGAACGCGGTGGCCTTCGCGGCGATCACGTGCATGAGCGGACCGCCCTGCTGGCCCGGGAACACCGCGGAGTTCAGCTTCTTGAAGAGCGACTCCTCGTTGGACAGGATGATGCCCGAGCGGGGACCGGCGAGCGTCTTGTGCACCGTCGACGACACGACGTGGGCGTGCGGCAGGGGCGACGGGTGCAGGCCCGCGGCGACGAGCCCGGCGAAGTGCGCCATGTCCACCCAGAGCGTCGCGCCGACCTCGTCCGCGATCTCGCGGAACTTCGCGAAGTCGAGCTGGCGGGGGTACGCCGACCAGCCGGCGATGAGGACCTTCGGCTGGTGCTCGATGGCCTTCGCACGGATGTCGTCGTAGTCGACCTCGAACGTCTCCGGGTCGACGCCGTAGGACACCGCGTTGTAGATGCGGCCGGAGAAGTTGAGCTTCATGCCGTGCGTCAGGTGACCGCCGTGGGCGAGCTCGAGGCCGAGGATCGTGTCCCCGGCGGAGGCGATGGCGTGCAGCACCGCGGCGTTCGCGCTCGCGCCGGAGTGCGGCTGCACGTTCGCGTAGGCGGCACCGAACAGGGCCTTCGCCCGGTCGATGGCGAGCTGCTCGGCGACGTCGACGAACTCGCAGCCGCCGTAGTAGCGCTTGCCCGGGTAGCCCTCGGCGTACTTGTTCGTCAGGACGGAGCCCTGCGACTCGAGGACGGCGCGCGGGACGAAGTTCTCGGACGCGATCATCTCGAGGGTGTCGCGCTGGCGGCCGAGCTCGTTCTGCAGCACGGCGGCGATCTCGGGGTCGACCTCGGCGAGCGGGGCGTTGAACGTGGACTGCGCGGTGGCAGGCGTCAGATCGGTGATGGACACGGGACTCCTCGTTGTCTGAGTCGCCGCGCGGACGCGACGAGGTGGACGGGTGGGCGCGGCCCAGGCGTACGGCCGCGCTCCGTGTCAGGTGTCGCTCCCCGATGGTGACCCATCCAACGCCAGTCGCGACCCGTCGATCGTACCGAGCGCGCACGTTCGTGTCACCCTTGGGGACATGCACCCGAGCATCCCCGTCGACGCATGACGCTGATCAGCCCCGACGTCGAGGAGCGCACCGACCTCGCCGCGCGCCTCGACGTGCCGTGGGTCACCGTGGTCTGGGACGACCCGGTGAACCTGATGTCCTACGTCACCTACGTCTTCCAGAGCTACTTCGGCTTCTCGCACGCCCGCGCCGAGCGACTCATGCGCCAGGTGCACGACGACGGCCGGGCGATCGTCGCGACCGGCGCCCGCGAGGCCATGGAGCGCCACGTCGAGGCCATGCACGGCTACGGCCTGCAGGCCACCGTCGACCGCGCGGCGGGACCGGACGCGTGATCCCCTTCAGCCGGCGCCAGGACGGTGTGCACCTCGCGATGTCCGAGGGTGAGCGCGCCGTCCTCACGTCGCTCACCGAACAGCTGCAACAGGTGCTCGGCGGTGACCTCGCGTCCGACCCCGTCGCCGCGCGGATGTTCCCGGACGCCTACCCGTCGGACACCGAGGCGAGCGACGAGTTCCGCCGTTGGACGCAGGCGGACCTGCTCACCCAGAAGACCGCGAACGCCGACGTCGTGCACGACTGGCTGACCGGTGCGCGGGACGGCGCGATGACCCCGCCGGACGAGCAGGCCTGGCTGCGGTGCCTCACCGACCTGCGGCTGACGATCGCGGAGCGGCTCGGCATCACCGACGCCGCGTCGGAGGAGGCCTCGTCCTCCGGGGACGCCGGCCTCGGCCTGCGCGACGTCTACGACTGGATCGGGTACGTGCAGGAACACCTCGTCACGACCCTCACCACCCGCTGACGGGACGGCCGGGAGGCGCGGCGCACGTTCCGCCTCGTCCGCCCCGGCCCGTCAGCTGGTCGCGGTGGTCGCGGTGGTCGCGCATCCGGGCGAGCAACGCGGGGACGGCACCGTCTGATCAGAAGGCAACCTTGCAAGGCGCCCTGTTCAGTCGTACTGTTCCACCGTGGAACCGATCGACACGCTCGCAGACGACCTGCTGACCCTGCACGGTCGCATCCGCCGCACCATGCTCGCCGGGAAGGCCGACGAGGTCACCGCGTCCCAGACCGCCGCGCTCGGTCGGCTCCTGCGCCACGGCGAGAGCACCGTCGCCGACCTCGCGCGCGCCGAGGGGGTCCGCCCGCAGTCGATGGGCGCGACCGTGCAGGCCCTCGTCGACCTCGGGCTCGCCGAGCGTCGACCCGACCCGACGGACGGCCGCCGCACGCTCGTCCGGGCCACGGAGACGGGCTCCCGAGCCCGCGCCGATGCGTGGACCACCCGGACCCGGGTGCTCGCGGATCGTCTCGCCGCGCTGCCCGACGAGGACCGGATGACGGTCGCGCGCGCCCTCGCGATCCTCACGCCGCTCACCGACGACTGACCCCAGGAAGAAGCCCACCACGTCCACGTCGACCTCCCCCGTCCCGACCGTCCCCGACGCCGGCACCACCGGCGGCAGCGGCTTCGGTCCGAAGTTGCTCGTCCCCGTCCTGGTCGGACCGCTGCTCAACCCGATCAACACGACGATGGTGTCCGTGGCCCTCGCGCCGATCTCCCGCGACCTCGGCATCGGTGCCTCGCAGGCGATCTGGCTCGTCGCCGCGCTCTACCTGGCGAGCGCGGTCGCGCAGCCGACGATGGGCAAGCTCGCCGACCGGTTCGGCCCGAAGAAGGTCTTCCTCACCGGACTCGTGATCGTCGGTGTCGCCGGCGTCGTGCCCGAGGTGCTGACCGGGTTCGGCGGGGCGGTCGCCGCACGGGTGCTGATCGGGATCGGGACGTCGTCGGCGTACCCGGCCGCCCTCACCACCCTGCGGCAGCACTCCGCCAGGATCGGGAAGCCGACACCGCCGCTCGTGCTCGGGGCGCTCTCGATCACCTCGCTGGTCTCCGCTGCGGCCGGGCCGCCCCTCGGCGGCGCACTGATCGCGGCGTTCGGCTGGCACGCGATCTTCCTGGTGAACGTCCCGCTCGCCGTGTTCGGCCTCGTCGTCGCCGCGATGTGGCTGCCGTCCGACCGGCTCCGACCCCGTGACGCCGAGCAGCTGCCGGTCCGGACCGCGCTCGACCCGCTCGGCATGGTGCTCATGACCGGCGCGGTGTCGGCGCTCCTGGTGTTCCTGCTCGACCTCGGCGCCGGACTCTGGTGGCTGCTCGCGGTCGCCGTCGTGCTGCTCGTGGCGCTCGTGCTCTGGGAACTGCGCGCGACGAAGCCCTTCGTCGACGTCCGCCTGCTCGTCCGGAACGGCGCGCTGTCCCGCACCTACGCGCGACTGTTCCTGACCTACCTGCTCGCCTACACGATGACGTACGGG
The sequence above is drawn from the Curtobacterium sp. MR_MD2014 genome and encodes:
- a CDS encoding MarR family winged helix-turn-helix transcriptional regulator, whose translation is MEPIDTLADDLLTLHGRIRRTMLAGKADEVTASQTAALGRLLRHGESTVADLARAEGVRPQSMGATVQALVDLGLAERRPDPTDGRRTLVRATETGSRARADAWTTRTRVLADRLAALPDEDRMTVARALAILTPLTDD
- a CDS encoding DUF2017 family protein, which codes for MIPFSRRQDGVHLAMSEGERAVLTSLTEQLQQVLGGDLASDPVAARMFPDAYPSDTEASDEFRRWTQADLLTQKTANADVVHDWLTGARDGAMTPPDEQAWLRCLTDLRLTIAERLGITDAASEEASSSGDAGLGLRDVYDWIGYVQEHLVTTLTTR
- a CDS encoding tetrahydrofolate dehydrogenase/cyclohydrolase catalytic domain-containing protein: MSAALPRERWAGEGSAVRIDGTALAARTLDDLKVRIDRLHDHGFRPGLGTIMVGANPGSVSYVAGKHKDSAQIGLDSVRIDLPETASAADIRAAILQMNDDPRVTAFIVQLPLPQGIDPIPMLELMNPAKDADGLHPTNLGELVLAVPGGAGTIDAPLPCTPRGIVAMLEAYDVPIRGQHVTIIGQGLTVGRPLGLLLTRLEATATLTHSLTEDVAAECRRADIIVAAAGVAGLVQPDWVKPGAAVIDVGISRVVSPETGKAKLRGDVDPAVASVAGFLSPTPGGVGPMTRAMLMKNVVEAAERHLR
- the glyA gene encoding serine hydroxymethyltransferase, giving the protein MSITDLTPATAQSTFNAPLAEVDPEIAAVLQNELGRQRDTLEMIASENFVPRAVLESQGSVLTNKYAEGYPGKRYYGGCEFVDVAEQLAIDRAKALFGAAYANVQPHSGASANAAVLHAIASAGDTILGLELAHGGHLTHGMKLNFSGRIYNAVSYGVDPETFEVDYDDIRAKAIEHQPKVLIAGWSAYPRQLDFAKFREIADEVGATLWVDMAHFAGLVAAGLHPSPLPHAHVVSSTVHKTLAGPRSGIILSNEESLFKKLNSAVFPGQQGGPLMHVIAAKATAFLLAGQPEFKDRQERTLRGARLLADRLTQPDAKAAGIDVLTGGTDVHLVLVDLRESEVDGKQAEDLLHEVGITVNRNSVPFDPRPPMVTSGVRIGTPALATRGFGDAEFTEVADIIALTLMPNPDIAALSARVKALTDAFPLYA
- the galK gene encoding galactokinase, with protein sequence MTFQQVYGYEPAVRYSAPGRVNLIGEHTDYNDGYVLPFAIDRRTVASIAQRDDRLIRVASAFEPDTVHELSLDALSPENMEGWSAYVFGIAWALREQAGADLSDKTGFDVFIESDVPVGAGLSSSAAIECGVALAFTDLWELGLDRKALARVGQYSENHAVGAPTGIMDQSASLLGEQDAVVFLDCRTLDTAVVDLALEANGLEVLVIDTRVEHAHATGGYKARRDSCERGAAAMGAEALRDVAVEDLPRAQELLDDETFRRVRHIVTEDQRVLDTVRTLREQGPRAIGELLVASHASMRDDFEISVPELDLAVETAMAHGAVGARMTGGGFGGAAIALVDREARGAITDAVMSAFASAGYREPTVFTVHAAQGARRD
- a CDS encoding MFS transporter, whose amino-acid sequence is MLVPVLVGPLLNPINTTMVSVALAPISRDLGIGASQAIWLVAALYLASAVAQPTMGKLADRFGPKKVFLTGLVIVGVAGVVPEVLTGFGGAVAARVLIGIGTSSAYPAALTTLRQHSARIGKPTPPLVLGALSITSLVSAAAGPPLGGALIAAFGWHAIFLVNVPLAVFGLVVAAMWLPSDRLRPRDAEQLPVRTALDPLGMVLMTGAVSALLVFLLDLGAGLWWLLAVAVVLLVALVLWELRATKPFVDVRLLVRNGALSRTYARLFLTYLLAYTMTYGFSQWVQDVAGYPSDVAGYLQLPAAVVAGVVSFMVARRTAVRRPLVVAALVPLVGAGLLLLLHAGSPLVLLLVVPALFGVPQALASVSNQAALYTVVPSEYIGTAAGLSRTSIYIGAIAASSLIGGVFGQAPTTPDLHVLAWVMLGVGVLLSVLTLADRALARADRR
- the clpS gene encoding ATP-dependent Clp protease adapter ClpS — encoded protein: MTLISPDVEERTDLAARLDVPWVTVVWDDPVNLMSYVTYVFQSYFGFSHARAERLMRQVHDDGRAIVATGAREAMERHVEAMHGYGLQATVDRAAGPDA